AAATGATGAAACATGAGAGTTGCAAGCATGGAAAGGTAATTTGGTTGACTTTCCTAAAAtgcaactttcacaaaacacaacatttttattcaaagtgggaagaaattgcaaccaaggTTGAAGGACCTGAATATTTGGGTGCCCGAGTCGAGCATACCATAGATGCCCAAACACTTTATTTGCCACAAAATTAACAAGAGATGCAATGGGAGACTTGGAATGCAAGGGGTATAATCAGTCCTCCACAAGCCCTTTACGTAGTACTTGGTTCTTCCTCAGATCCTCGATGAGAAATCCCCACGGATAAAACATGAAACAATAATTATTGTCAGCAGTAAATTGAAAGACcgaaagtaattttttttctggAGATTAAGAACAATAAGAGTATTTTTCAACACCAGAAATAGAGATGTGAGAACCATTACTGACCATAACCATATCATTTCCTTGGTATGGTAGAGTACCTTGTGCCTCAGTTTAAGTGGGAGCCATATGTTGGTTGGCACCCATGTATGGGTACCCTGTTTCATCAATAGTGTTGTCGGCTTGAACTGCAAGAAATGCCTGGTATTGGTCCGCTTCCTCATCAGAAGCACAACAATTTTCCACTTTATGATTTGGACCACCACACTGAAAACAAATGATGCGTGAAACTTGTCCACCACGAGTAGAGCCATGGCTACTGCTACCACAAGTTTGAGGCTGCTGGCCACGTCCAGCAGAAGGCCTGTCGTGAGGCTTGCCACTCCCACAAGCACAATTTGCAAAGGTAAGAGTGGTTTAGAACCAAACGTACGAGTGGTATTGAGGGCGATAGCAGAATTTCCAGAGCCACGGGATGAGGAGATGCGAAGGTCAAAATCTCTCATTTTGCTAATGACATTTTCAAGAAGTGGAAATGTGTCTCTAGAGTTAATGGCAGCCACAATGGGATCAAATTCGGGTCCCAACACCACATAGAGAAAGGGCCAAAGCTTTGGCCTTGTGCAGATATTCTTCCATAGAAGAGGAGCCTTTGGTGAGTGCCTATAACTCACCACACATCTGCTGAACACGATCTCTTGTATGTCGACCATATAGAGTTTCAAGTGCCTCCCATGCACCACGTGCCGTTTCACAATTTATCACTTGAGAAAGAGGAATGTCCGAAAATTGTTGATCCATCTGAGAATCAACAAACAAGATGCAACCATGTTACTGCTGTCGGGTTCGGATTCCATACACCATTTTCGCCGAGAATGGTGGTGGGAGGACAAGGCACTTGTTTGTAACATAGCCGAGGAGACCGTGTCCTCGAAGAACACTTAAGCTTTCCAAAGAAGGTAGTTGGTAGAAGctaatttgataaaaatgtcGGGCAGATTGGTTTTTGTGGAAAACAAATCAAGAGAGGACAGTTTGTCCACAGGAGAAATCGAGGAGGTTGAAGAGGAAGCCATTTTGACTGAAACCTCAagtggctcttgataccatgtaaatgTGAATAGCCCACACCTCTCCTGGCTTGTATATAGAATTTACAGAAGGTATGTACAGTTGTGTTGGCAGCTGTTTGAGAAGCATACATGGAAACCATAGCAAGCATACATGGAAAGTATAGCTAGTCTAATGGTTATGTACAGCAAGAATCATGGAAAACAGAAAAACAGAGCAATTTGTGGAGATTGGAGTGATTCATGGAGAGATTGTCTCTTCAAGAAAAACCAGTGTGATGTTATAATCATGTGGATTTGGGAAGCACTCAAAATATTCATATTGTCTAGTACTATGAATAGTTGCTTTTTGAAAAGTACACATGGAGGCCAAAACTTTCATGGTCTATCGTTTGAGGCAATTGACCAACCAAGTGTTGCTTTGTTGGAGAGGCCATTCAATGAGAAAGACGTTCATCAAGTAGTTAGAAGGATGACTAGAGACAAATCACTAGACCCAAATGGTTTTACTATGACGTTCATTCAGCATTGTTGGGAGGGGGTTAAGGATGATGTTATCAGGGTCTTCCAGGAGTTCTTCTCTTTTGGGAAATTCGAGAAGAGCCTCAATGCTAACATTCAATGGTGTCTTCCATCATAGTTGAGTACTTGAACATAGCTTTCTGTAAATTCTTATTACTTTCGTCTCATAGAGACATGCGGTTAACTATCTGAAACATGGGAATTGATGTCCACACTCATTGCCTCCTTCAAGCCCTAGGGTTACAGCAGCCCTCTATTTTCTTTCAGCAAGCTGCCTCCATGGGATCCCACGCATGGCAGCTCAGCCAGTCCCACCTCTAGGCCAAGTGCTACCCATCGGAAACAACTCCTCCATGCGTAGCAAGCAACCTGTAAGCCCATAGTCCCTCCGTTCCTCAACCATAAACCACTACTCCTCAGCTATTCATTGTGCTACCACCGTAGCCCAGCCTTGAACAGGCAGCAGAGCCACTGTAAGCCATTCTTGCCTAACGTAGTTGCTGCAACAAGGTCAAAAATTACACCACAACGAGCCACGGGCAGAAACCATCATGGCAAACAACATCCCACACCCCACTGCATCACACGAAGCACGCTACCAGCCGCTGAGTGCACTGAGCTAACCCACTGTGAGACCACTGCAAGCCTCTGCTAGAAGCAAC
This genomic interval from Juglans regia cultivar Chandler chromosome 3, Walnut 2.0, whole genome shotgun sequence contains the following:
- the LOC118348060 gene encoding uncharacterized protein LOC118348060 isoform X2, with the protein product MVDIQEIVFSRCVVSYRHSPKAPLLWKNICTRPKLWPFLYVVLGPEFDPIVAAINSRDTFPLLENVISKMRDFDLRISSSRGSGNSAIALNTTRTFGSKPLLPLQIVLVGVASLTTGLLLDVASSLKLVVAVAMALLVVDKFHASFVFSVVVQIIKWKIVVLLMRKRTNTRHFLQFKPTTLLMKQGTHTWVPTNIWLPLKLRHKDLRKNQVLRKGLVED
- the LOC118348060 gene encoding uncharacterized protein LOC118348060 isoform X1 yields the protein MVDIQEIVFSRCVVSYRHSPKAPLLWKNICTRPKLWPFLYVVLGPEFDPIVAAINSRDTFPLLENVISKMRDFDLRISSSRGSGNSAIALNTTRTFGSKPLLPLQIVLVGVASLTTGLLLDVASSLKLVVAVAMALLVVDKFHASFVFSVVVQIIKWKIVVLLMRKRTNTRHFLQFKPTTLLMKQGTHTWVPTNIWLPLKLRHKDLGELHYVLGVLVARDSTSLTLS